One window from the genome of Plasmodium berghei ANKA genome assembly, chromosome: 3 encodes:
- a CDS encoding serine repeat antigen 1 produces the protein MRRLSILFILYALLIRNYGLGVNGEGDTSSDVPTSDGTGGDTSGKENVELPSPVPGPEPGTAGPAGPQVAEPKVDTQSVEGSQLATSPPTGNGTKSVENPTEISGTGHDGGSDQTKQAETSLGKSNEETITQNPPRQETADQNNPAQEPGSKGPIPSPPSTGELTETGSEIKTSELGIVGSGGSPQESAKSDQSDQSAKSDQSNTSTLTGSQPNTDNQTTHTKGETGSSNSVQSNSELGGSSATEPKITSPESSVTVSNGSSSGPTKPNDSTPTSPAPSNSDKGSDVPEIKKSVDTEGKGSKPDSKPDASNPQTEQSDNAHGTDSTLESSIEGTGNTSLKDSKQISKDAEKTKKVVEGTGELEKPTISDSGSESDKAEVIEGQKTSEIQVPSSEQNNTHTSDLKTDPHSPTLPPSADNPVSTDQNSGSTLELPQSDSPSEEQLPDSIRIIPIQNFDIKSAMLRNYKGLKITGQCNSNFVIFFVPYIYIEVDTKLNQISIISTKKKVNGTTEGVPTQSIDFKSEGDTLQNQCGDNKTFKIVVYLDSGVLYVKWKVYDSSTETEPNTNVDVRKYQLKNLETPITSIQVHTVKRTLKNVTLESKNYTINDNLPEKCEAIASDCFLHGNVDIEKCYKCALLYRKNPLTDECYNYLSNDYKKLLNTEVVTAQSEDEINYELMGHIDNILEGIYNIDENNNNKELKKYEELNDEIKKDILLYCKELKESDVSGTLEEFVLGDVEDIFYNLTKLITNNTEISISKLKNKLMNPAICLKDVNQWGEKKKGLVLPELISKDFENLNGKNKNDDTTMNHESDKKLQEGFDGVIDLPLPHENEFAGYTTIEDLQYCNDEYCDRLKDNNSCISKIDVEEQGNCATSWLFASKFHLDTIGCMKGHENFSASALYVVNCSKKDSKDKCLIGSNPLEFLNIIDENKFLPTTSNLPYSYKKVGEECPKTMDNWTNLWKDVKLLKYENNDKSLNANGYISYQSEDFKDNFSEYINLIKQEIQNKGSVMAYVNSKYITSYDFNGSKVHKLCGSVTPDMIVNIIGYGKYINENNEVKSYWIVRNSWGKHWADEGNFKVDIETPENCKHNFIHTFATFNIYIPFVKKSIQSESEINLYYSKISPDFYNNLYFKNLDAADTSEDSIIEGQDEPASISTQEETHQPTGEGNQEESKLPEEKTPKEVGRSEIPSTGTQEKSQELEQQPQPQPQPQPQSQPEPQAKVEGQGQVVEQAQGQVQEREQPNGGKQVSGTETTKNVTGQEETQVNSTGAESSKAKAPSTSVNSSEQQTGKVTEQQPAQQTCQQPARAQIPNFIPQLQVGIRLEFMHILKQIKNGKVKMNLVKYGSELSMIDDRICSRVYAINPEKKNECEQFCAAKWSICQFDISPGYCLAKLYNSDDCYFCYV, from the exons ATGCGTCGTCTTTCcattctttttatattat ACGCTTTATTAATTCGAAATTATGGCCTTGGCGTAAATGGTGAAGGCGATACTTCAAGTGATGTTCCTACTTCAGATGGTACTGGAGGCGATACATCTGGAAAAGAAAATGTTGAATTACCTAGCCCCGTGCCAGGTCCTGAACCAGGTACTGCAGGACCAGCTGGCCCTCAAGTAGCTGAACCTAAAGTTGATACTCAATCAGTAGAAGGTTCTCAACTAGCGACATCTCCACCTACTGGAAATGGAACAAAGTCTGTTGAAAATCCCACTGAAATTAGTGGAACTGGACACGATGGTGGATCTGATCAAACTAAACAAGCAGAAACTTCACTTGGTAAATCTAACGAAGAAACCATTACACAAAATCCTCCTCGACAAGAAACCGCTGATCAAAATAACCCTGCACAAGAACCTGGATCAAAGGGTCCCATACCATCACCCCCTTCAACAGGTGAATTAACAGAAACTGGCTCTGAAATAAAAACTTCTGAACTAGGTATTGTTGGATCAGGTGGATCCCCACAAGAATCAGCTAAATCAGATCAATCAGATCAATCAGCTAAATCAGATCAATCAAATACTTCTACATTAACTGGTTCTCAACCTAACACCGATAATCAAACAACTCATACAAAAGGAGAAACTGGATCATCAAATTCCGTACAATCAAACTCTGAACTAGGTGGCTCATCAGCAACTGAACCTAAAATAACAAGTCCTGAATCAAGCGTCACTGTATCAAATGGATCTTCATCAGGACCAACTAAACCAAATGATTCTACACCAACATCTCCTGCACCGAGCAACTCTGATAAAGGTAGTGATGTACCAGAAATCAAGAAATCCGTTGATACAGAAGGCAAAGGAAGTAAGCCAGATAGCAAACCTGATGCTTCCAATCCCCAAACCGAACAAAGTGATAATGCACATGGGACAGACAGTACATTAGAATCTAGTATCGAGGGAACAGGTAATACTTCATTAAAAGATTCCAAACAAATATCCAAAGACGCCGAAAAAACCAAAAAGGTGGTTGAAGGTACGGGAGAACTGGAAAAACCAACCATATCTGATTCCGGATCAGAATCTGATAAAGCAGAAGTAATTGAGGGTCAAAAAACATCTGAAATTCAAGTACCTAGTTcagaacaaaataatacacATACATCTGATCTTAAGACTGATCCACATAGTCCAACTTTACCCCCTTCTGCGGATAATCCAGTTTCGACAGATCAAAACTCTGGAAGTACCCTTGAACTCCCACAAAGCGATAGTCCATCTGAAGAACAATTACCAGATAGTATTCGAATAATACCtattcaaaattttgatataaaaTCGGCCATGTTAAGGAATTATAAAGGATTAAAAATTACAGGTCAATGTAATTCAAactttgttatatttttcgtaccctatatatatattgaggttgatacaaaattaaatcaaatttctataatttctacgaaaaaaaaagttaatgGCACAACTGAAGGCGTTCCAACACAATCAATAGATTTCAAATCTGAAGGTGATACTTTACAAAATCAATGTGGAGATAATAAAACTTTCAAAATAGTAGTTTATCTTGATAGTGGTGTACTTTATGTTAAATGGAAAGTATATGATTCATCTACAGAAACCGAACCAa ATACAAATGTTGATGTAAGAAAATaccaattaaaaaatttagaaacTCCAATAACATCTATTCAAGTACATACTGTTAAAAGAAccttaaaaaatgttacccttgaaagtaaaaattatacGATAAATGATAATCTACCAG AAAAATGCGAGGCAATAGCTAGCGATTGTTTCTTACACGGAAATGTAGACATTGAAAAATGTTACAAATGTGCATTGCTATATCGAAAGAACCCATTAACAGATGAatgttataattatttatcaaatgattataaaaaattactaAATACAGAAGTAGTTACTGCTCAAAGTGAAGATGAAATTAATTATGAACTTATGGGACatattgataatatattagaaggtatatataatattgatgaaaataataataataaagaattaaaaaaatatgaagagttaaatgatgaaataaaaaaagatatattattatattgtaaagaattaaaagaatCAGATGTAAGTGGAACATTAGAAGAATTTGTTTTAGGTGATGTTgaagatatattttataatttaacaaaattgaTAACTAATAATACGGAAATTTctatttcaaaattaaaaaataaattaatgaatCCAGCTATTTGTTTAAAAGATGTAAATCAATGGggagagaaaaaaaaaggacTAGTATTACCTGAATTGATTTCAAAagattttgaaaatttaaatggcaaaaataaaaatgatgatacTACAATGAATCATGAAtctgataaaaaattacaagAAGGTTTTGATGGAGTTATAGATTTACCTTTACCACATGAGAATGAATTTGCAGGGTATACTACAATAGAAGATCTTCAATATTGCAATGATGAATATTGTGACAGattaaaagataataatagttGTATATCTAAAATAGATGTAGAAGAACAAGGAAATTGTGCTACATCATGGTTATTTGCATCTAAATTTCATTTAGATACTATTGGTTGCATGAAAGGACATGAAAATTTTAGTGCATCTGCTTTATATGTAGTTAATTGCTCTAAAAAAGATTCTAAAGATAAATGTTTAATTGGTTCAAACCCATTAGAATTCCTTAATATAATTGatgaaaacaaatttttacCAACTACATCTAATTTACCATATTCGTATAAAAAAGTTGGAGAGGAATGCCCCAAAACTATGGATAATTGGACCAACTTATGGAAAGatgtaaaattattaaaatatgaaaataatgataaatcaTTAAATGCTAATGGTTATATATCATATCAAAGTGAGGATTTTAAAGATAATTTTAgtgaatatattaatttaataaaacaagaaattcaaaataaagGTTCTGTTATGGCTTATGTTAactcaaaatatataacttcTTATGATTTTAATGGAAGTAAAGTACATAAATTATGTGGATCTGTTACTCCAGATATGatagtaaatataattgGATATGGAAAgtatattaatgaaaataatgaagtTAAATCATATTGGATAGTTAGAAATAGCTGGGGTAAACACTGGGCAGATGAAGGAAACTTTAAAGTTGATATAGAAACTCCAGAAAATTGtaaacataattttattcatacATTTGCtacatttaatatttatattccttttgttaaaaaaagtattcAAAGTGAATCAGAAATTAatctttattattcaaaaatatcTCCTGATTTTTACAATAATTTGTACTTCAAAAATTTAGATGCAGCCGACACAAGTGAAGATTCTATTATTGAAGGACAAGATGAACCTGCCTCAATTTCTACACAAGAAGAAACACATCAACCAACTGGAGAAGGAAACCAAGAAGAATCAAAATTACCCGAAGAAAAAACACCAAAAGAAGTTGGTAGATCAGAAATACCATCAACAGGCACGCAAGAAAAATCTCAAGAATTAGAACAACAGCCACAGCCACAGCCACAGCCACAACCACAGTCACAACCAGAACCACAAGCAAAAGTGGAAGGACAAGGCCAAGTGGTGGAACAAGCACAGGGACAAGTGCAGGAACGAGAACAACCCAATGGTGGTAAACAAGTATCTGGCACAGAAACTACAAAAAATGTAACTGGACAAGAAGAAACACAAGTAAATAGCACTGGAGCTGAATCTAGCAAAGCAAAAGCGCCATCGACATCTGTTAATTCTTCTGAACAACAAACGGGTAAAGTTACTGAACAACAACCTGCTCAACAAACTTGTCAACAACCTGCTCGAGCACAAATCCCAAATTTTATACCCCAATTACAAGTGGGTATAAGACTAGaatttatgcatatattaaaacaaataaagaatggtaaagtaaaaatgaatttagTTAAATATGGAAGTGAGTTAAGTATGATTGATGATCGTATTTGTTCAAGAGTTTATGCTATCAAtcctgaaaaaaaaaatgaatgtGAGCAATTTTGTGCTGCGAAATGGAGTATATGCCAATTTGATATTTCACCAGGATATTGTTTAGCTAAATTGTACAATTCAGACGATTGCTACTTTTGTTATGTGTAA
- a CDS encoding KRR1 small subunit processome component, putative, translating to MENGKDEENVNKNKRYRKDKPWDNENIDHWKIEKFTKEDNKHHFLEESSFKILFPKYREKYLQQFSTDIKNTLHNHFIKFEINLIEGYMTVKTTKKTFDPYIIIKARDMISLLSRSVPYNHAKRVLDDEIFCDIIKISGYIRNKNKFIKRRQRLLGSNATTLKALEILTQCYICVHGKTVCVIGNFKSLKIVRRIVIDCMKNIHPVYHIKELIAKRELEKNDELKNENWEKYLPNFKKRNVQRKKIKQKLENKNGKKKSVFPPDQLPRKIDIQMETGEYFMNRNNKKKKQQKENPKDE from the coding sequence ATGGAAAACGGTAAGgatgaagaaaatgtaaacaaaaataaaagatatagAAAAGACAAACCTTGGGacaatgaaaatatagacCATTGGAAAATCGAAAAATTCACAAAAGAAGATAATAAAcatcattttttagaaGAATCaagttttaaaatattatttcctAAATATcgagaaaaatatttacagCAATTTAGTacagatataaaaaacacattgcataatcattttataaaatttgaaataaatttaattgaAGGATATATGACAGTTAaaacaacaaaaaaaacatttgacccatatataattataaaagcACGTGATATGATATCCTTGCTTTCACGTAGTGTGCCTTATAACCATGCAAAAAGAGTATTAGatgatgaaatattttgtgatattataaaaattagtggttatataagaaataaaaataaatttattaaaaggAGACAAAGATTATTAGGAAGTAATGCTACTACTTTAAAAGCTCTTGAAATATTAACACAATGTTATATTTGTGTTCATGGAAAAACTGTATGTGTTATTGGAAATTTTAAATCTTTAAAAATCGTAAGAAGGATTGTTATTGATTGcatgaaaaatattcacCCAgtttatcatataaaagaattaaTTGCAAAACGAGagttagaaaaaaatgatgaattaaaaaatgaaaattggGAAAAATATCTTCcgaattttaaaaaaagaaatgttcaacgaaaaaaaatcaaacaaaaattagaaaataaaaatggtaaGAAAAAATCCGTTTTTCCACCTGATCAATTACCAAGAAAAATTGACATACAAATGGAAACTGgtgaatattttatgaacagaaataataaaaaaaaaaaacaacaaaaagaaaatcCTAAAGATGAGTAG
- a CDS encoding acyl carrier protein, putative, translating to MLFRKMKIILLSIFFLYYVNAFKNMSNHASLQIASRRNEKTNFRNSDSFMEKKKSRTSLNSTFYEIKSIISKQLSVEEDKIQLTSSFTKDLGADSLDQVELIMALEEHFKITISDQDALKINTVEDAINFIEKNKKPDA from the exons ATGCTGTTTCGCAAAATGAAGATCATCTTACTTTCCATATTTTTCCTGTACTATGTAAACG CCTTCAAAAATATGAGCAACCATGCCTCATTGCAAATAGCTAGTAGACGAAATGAAAAGACAAACTTTAGAAATAGTGACAGttttatggaaaaaaaaaaatcaagaACATCTTTGAATAGTACATtttatgaaattaaaagtataatatCAAAGCAATTATCAGTTGAAGAAGATAAAATACAGCTAACTTCAAGTTTTACTAAa GACTTAGGAGCTGATAGCTTAGATCAAGTTGAATTAATAATGGCCTTAGAAGagcattttaaaattacaaTTTCAGATCAAGATGctttaaaaattaacacAGTTGAGGATgctataaattttatagaaaaaaataaaaagccTGATGCATAA
- a CDS encoding ribosome-recycling factor, putative, with amino-acid sequence MLQKHAFGFAFFFGIIILSITTGIKCVYLKRQINEHLFETSQHKYPSFFLGYKYNIKNRNFLKNHKNIKYHNKKESEKKKNNPHLLYGHKKKNKNNIEDKNLEQTLKTKISTKWNQTNKNEKGKGGEITYDEDDEHIEMKEDVENEKKTNKSISKDIKEEIKKKNNETLILKNCSIKKNKLNNIMNQNEEDNSIHEQTNETKENEEEINEQVENEEEEEIIITEDEFGNLSKLCSEKMNKVYEHIKKESYRFNLNNVSSAMFENEKVKINERIYTINHICHIKKKENLFIITPYDPYFVNFIYLHFTKEYSELKFYIKDKSICAVIPPLSEHLKNEIKNKIKDKIEESKITLRNVRKKFMNKLEKIKNYIGKDIYFKQKNHIQSLHDQTKKKIEKIFNEAI; translated from the coding sequence atgctGCAAAAACATGCCTTTGGctttgctttttttttcggtattattattttgagtATCACAACTGGAATTAAATGTGTGTATTTGAAAAGACAGATTAATGaacatttatttgaaaCTTCACAACATAAATATcctagtttttttttaggatataaatataatataaaaaacaggaattttttaaaaaatcacaaaaatataaaataccataacaaaaaagaaagtgaaaaaaaaaaaaataatccGCATTTGCTGTATggtcataaaaaaaaaaataaaaataatattgaagataaaaatttagaaCAAACTTTAAAAACTAAAATATCGACAAAATGGAatcaaacaaataaaaatgaaaaagggAAAGGTGGTGAAATAACTTATGACGAAGATGATGAACATATAGAAATGAAAGAGGATGtcgaaaatgaaaaaaaaacaaataaatcaatTTCAAAAGATATTAAagaagaaattaaaaaaaaaaataatgaaacattaatactaaaaaattgtagtataaaaaaaaataaattaaataatattatgaacCAGAATGAAGAGGATAATTCTATACATGAACAAACAAATGAAACgaaagaaaatgaagaagaaataaatgagcaagttgaaaatgaagaagaagaagaaataattattacaGAAGATGAGTTTGGAAACTTAAGCAAATTATGTTctgaaaaaatgaataaagtttatgaacatataaaaaaagagtCATACagatttaatttaaataatgtttCAAGTGCAATGTTTGAAAATGagaaagtaaaaataaatgaacgaatatatacaataaatcatatatgtcatataaaaaagaaagaaaatttatttattataactCCTTATGATccttattttgttaattttatttatcttCATTTTACTAAAGAATATAGcgaattaaaattttatataaaagataaatCAATATGTGCTGTTATACCACCTTTGTCTgaacatttaaaaaatgaaattaaaaataaaattaaagacAAAATAGAGGAATCAAAAATAACTCTAAGAAATGttcgaaaaaaatttatgaacaaactagaaaaaattaaaaattatattgggaaggatatttattttaaacaaaaaaaccATATCCAAAGCTTACATGACcagacaaaaaaaaaaattgaaaaaatatttaacgAGGcgatataa